Proteins encoded in a region of the Paenibacillus sp. W2I17 genome:
- a CDS encoding YafY family protein: MENNRLFRMLLLLLEKKKTTAPELARMFEISVRTVYRDIDRLSAAGIPVYTTTGKHGGIHLMDNYVMDKSLLSEEDQNEILMGLYSISAIPHLNSAHMLQRLTALFDHKLDWIEFNFSPWGSIPLQERELFNQVKQAILTNQLITFHYVNSDGEKSIPTVEPQKLIFKNSTWYFKGYIHDDPDRKEFETFKMKRITQLTFLARKHDHSVTAGSNDPESEAAPVLTPLTLSFSSNIAYRVYDFFEPSLIKKEPDGRLRVSLELNVGEWLYSFLLSFGSELTVIEPVHVGQELLRRHIKAVEHLQNVMNKLPNNE, encoded by the coding sequence ATGGAAAATAACCGACTATTTCGAATGTTGCTTTTGTTATTGGAGAAAAAGAAAACCACCGCACCAGAACTCGCCCGTATGTTCGAGATTTCTGTACGCACGGTGTACCGCGATATCGACCGGCTGAGCGCTGCGGGTATCCCCGTCTATACCACGACCGGCAAGCATGGCGGTATCCATCTGATGGACAACTATGTCATGGACAAGTCCCTGTTGTCGGAAGAAGATCAGAACGAAATTTTGATGGGGCTATACAGCATCAGTGCGATCCCACACCTTAATAGTGCTCATATGCTGCAACGGCTGACCGCTCTGTTTGATCACAAGCTGGATTGGATCGAATTCAATTTCTCACCATGGGGCAGCATCCCCCTGCAAGAGAGAGAACTGTTCAATCAGGTGAAACAAGCCATATTAACGAATCAACTGATTACGTTTCATTATGTTAATTCGGATGGTGAGAAGAGCATTCCAACCGTGGAGCCACAGAAACTTATATTCAAAAACAGTACATGGTACTTCAAAGGGTACATTCATGATGATCCTGATCGTAAAGAATTCGAGACATTTAAGATGAAACGGATCACCCAGTTGACTTTTCTGGCGAGAAAACACGATCACTCTGTTACTGCCGGATCAAACGACCCTGAATCAGAAGCAGCTCCTGTCCTGACTCCTCTTACACTCTCGTTCTCCAGCAATATTGCATACCGAGTGTATGATTTTTTCGAACCTTCCCTCATAAAAAAAGAGCCTGATGGCAGGCTCCGTGTGTCTCTCGAACTGAATGTAGGGGAATGGCTCTACTCCTTCCTGCTGTCGTTTGGTTCCGAGCTGACCGTAATCGAGCCTGTTCATGTTGGACAGGAATTGCTCAGACGTCATATCAAAGCTGTTGAACATTTGCAGAACGTCATGAACAAACTTCCCAACAATGAATGA
- a CDS encoding glycoside hydrolase family 1 protein: MTMKEGFYWGGATAANQFEGGWNQGGKGPSTSDMMTGGTHTIPRRITPVLEEGTYYPSHEAVDFYGHYKEDIAMMAEMGFKMFRMSINWSRIYPNGYDLEPNEEGLQFYDNVFAELKKYNIEPLVTISHYETPFGLTQKYNGWASREVIDCYIRYCTTLFNRYKDQVKYWLTFNEINCLTMPMGAYMAAGILFEGKETLVDGVDDPQTRFQALHHQFVASAKAVKLGHEINPDFQIGCMVAFMTTYPNTCNPDDMLLAQKKDQISNMICGDVQVRGAYPGFAKRFFAEEGIQIEMQPGDEQTLREGCVDFYSFSYYMSLVESADESLERAEGNLLGGIKNPYLEASDWGWQIDPKGLRYTLNHLYDRYQIPLMVVENGLGAVDVVEEDGSIQDDYRIDYLKGHIEQMKEAVADGVDLIAYTMWGCIDLVSASTGEMKKRYGFIHVNKDNDGNGDLSRTPKKSFHWYKKVIESNGEEL, translated from the coding sequence ATGACAATGAAAGAAGGATTTTACTGGGGTGGCGCTACGGCTGCCAATCAATTCGAGGGTGGATGGAACCAGGGTGGCAAGGGGCCAAGCACGTCTGACATGATGACAGGAGGAACACACACGATTCCACGCCGGATTACGCCAGTACTGGAAGAGGGCACGTATTATCCGAGCCATGAAGCGGTTGATTTTTACGGACATTACAAAGAAGATATTGCCATGATGGCAGAGATGGGCTTCAAAATGTTCCGCATGTCCATCAACTGGTCCCGGATCTATCCAAACGGTTATGATCTGGAGCCAAACGAAGAGGGATTGCAGTTCTACGATAATGTTTTTGCCGAGTTGAAAAAATACAATATTGAGCCGCTCGTAACGATCTCCCATTATGAAACGCCATTCGGTCTGACACAGAAGTATAACGGCTGGGCTTCCCGTGAAGTTATCGATTGTTATATCCGTTATTGTACAACCCTGTTCAACCGTTACAAGGATCAGGTCAAATACTGGCTGACGTTCAACGAAATCAACTGTCTGACGATGCCGATGGGTGCTTATATGGCTGCAGGTATTCTGTTTGAAGGTAAAGAGACACTGGTCGACGGAGTGGATGATCCTCAGACTCGTTTCCAGGCATTACATCACCAATTCGTTGCGAGTGCCAAAGCGGTGAAGCTGGGACATGAGATTAACCCTGATTTCCAGATCGGCTGTATGGTCGCTTTCATGACCACCTATCCAAACACATGTAACCCGGACGACATGTTGCTTGCACAGAAGAAAGACCAAATCTCCAATATGATCTGCGGTGATGTACAGGTTCGTGGAGCGTATCCTGGATTCGCCAAACGTTTCTTCGCCGAAGAAGGTATCCAGATCGAGATGCAACCGGGAGACGAGCAGACTTTGCGTGAAGGCTGCGTAGACTTCTATTCCTTCAGTTATTATATGTCTTTGGTTGAAAGTGCGGATGAGTCCCTCGAGAGAGCAGAAGGTAATCTGCTGGGCGGTATCAAAAATCCATATCTCGAAGCTTCCGACTGGGGTTGGCAGATCGATCCAAAAGGACTGCGTTACACGTTGAATCATCTGTATGATCGTTATCAGATTCCACTGATGGTGGTTGAGAACGGTCTGGGTGCTGTTGATGTGGTAGAGGAAGACGGCTCCATTCAAGATGACTATCGCATTGATTATCTGAAAGGTCACATTGAACAGATGAAAGAAGCGGTAGCTGACGGCGTAGATCTGATTGCCTACACCATGTGGGGATGTATCGACCTGGTTAGTGCATCCACTGGAGAGATGAAGAAGCGTTATGGCTTCATTCATGTCAATAAAGACAACGACGGTAACGGAGACTTGAGCAGAACACCCAAGAAGAGTTTCCACTGGTACAAAAAAGTCATTGAATCCAATGGTGAAGAGTTATAA
- a CDS encoding phosphatase PAP2 family protein — MHNWKKNISFPLLVAALCMIAFISIALSISDNQIHRFDDTLIGWIQGLESPGMTQFMHLFTWIGSEMPVVFITIIAMIVLYIFLRHKRELLFLACVLAGSTLLNALLKLVFQRARPTINRIIEVSGYSFPSGHSMAAFSLYGGLAFLIWKHVPTVTGRVLMIVASAVFILTIGISRIYLGVHYPSDIVGGYFLSGCWLSTCIWFYRRHLERMSQLQSRRLA, encoded by the coding sequence ATGCACAACTGGAAAAAGAATATCTCCTTCCCGCTGCTCGTTGCAGCGTTATGCATGATCGCCTTTATAAGCATCGCCCTGTCCATCAGCGACAACCAAATTCATCGATTTGATGATACCTTAATCGGATGGATTCAGGGGTTGGAATCCCCTGGTATGACACAATTCATGCACCTTTTCACCTGGATCGGCAGCGAAATGCCAGTGGTCTTCATTACCATCATCGCCATGATTGTGTTATACATTTTCCTGCGACACAAACGCGAACTGCTCTTCCTGGCTTGTGTGCTCGCAGGTTCAACCCTGTTAAATGCATTGCTCAAGCTGGTATTCCAGCGTGCCAGACCTACCATTAACCGGATCATTGAAGTGAGCGGCTATAGCTTCCCCAGTGGGCATTCTATGGCAGCATTTAGCCTGTACGGTGGACTGGCCTTTCTAATCTGGAAACATGTACCCACCGTCACAGGACGTGTGCTGATGATTGTTGCCAGCGCCGTATTTATACTGACCATTGGTATAAGTCGTATCTACTTGGGGGTGCATTATCCAAGTGATATCGTAGGCGGATACTTCTTGAGTGGTTGCTGGCTCTCCACATGTATATGGTTTTATCGGCGGCATTTGGAGCGCATGTCCCAACTGCAAAGCAGAAGGCTGGCCTAG
- a CDS encoding AraC family transcriptional regulator — translation MERFNYKKSQDVLALSASFTDFAYKKHCHEEYAVGVTLRGIQQYNLDGQYQASHQNGVMLFNREQSHDGSSYDKAGIDYVMLYLKPDLVEEIIGKKELRFGSPIVYDPELARKILMLNDAVQLRQDEAECSERVFDLVHLLAQKEMDTKLWLPQDNMVRKAKEIMFCSTEDVLKLDNLSSEFGMSKFQFIREFKAHAGISPYQFFLNCKVERARQSIEKQKDVYTAVADCGFVDLTHLNRHFKRVFGVTAYEYMLQLN, via the coding sequence ATGGAACGGTTTAACTATAAAAAGTCGCAAGACGTGCTGGCACTATCCGCCAGCTTTACTGATTTTGCATACAAAAAACATTGCCATGAAGAGTATGCGGTCGGCGTAACCTTGCGTGGCATTCAACAATACAACCTGGACGGACAATATCAGGCGTCTCACCAAAATGGTGTCATGTTGTTTAACCGTGAACAGTCCCATGATGGAAGCTCCTACGATAAGGCTGGCATTGATTATGTGATGCTGTATTTGAAGCCGGATTTGGTTGAGGAGATTATAGGCAAAAAGGAATTGCGTTTTGGAAGTCCCATCGTCTATGATCCCGAGCTTGCACGTAAGATCCTGATGCTGAACGATGCCGTTCAACTCAGACAGGACGAAGCCGAGTGCAGCGAACGGGTCTTCGATCTGGTTCACCTTCTGGCTCAGAAGGAAATGGACACCAAGCTCTGGTTGCCTCAGGACAATATGGTCCGCAAAGCCAAGGAAATCATGTTTTGCAGCACTGAAGATGTGCTCAAGCTGGACAACCTGAGTTCCGAATTTGGCATGTCCAAGTTTCAATTTATCCGTGAATTCAAGGCACATGCAGGTATATCCCCCTACCAGTTTTTCTTAAACTGCAAGGTGGAGCGTGCCCGTCAATCCATCGAAAAGCAGAAGGACGTCTATACTGCTGTTGCCGATTGCGGATTTGTTGATCTGACCCATCTGAATCGTCATTTCAAACGGGTATTTGGTGTCACAGCTTATGAATACATGTTGCAGCTGAACTAG
- a CDS encoding LysE family translocator — translation MNLASFLIYCIVVTFTPGPSNIVILSSTQIVGARKTMRYVWGATLAFGLLLTASAFLNHLLAGVLPGILKVMQIVGGLYMVYLAYQIYKMGTTEDAPKQVTGFWNGFIMQFVNPKVVLFTFTVIPSYVLPFYKSSFSSFLFVLLITFIGFLAYSSWVVFGTVFKTLLNRHQKLLSILMALFLLYSAIIVSGLI, via the coding sequence ATGAATCTTGCATCTTTTTTAATCTACTGCATCGTCGTTACATTCACCCCTGGCCCCAGCAATATCGTAATTCTTTCTTCTACACAGATAGTTGGCGCACGAAAAACAATGCGCTATGTCTGGGGAGCTACGTTGGCATTTGGTCTGCTGCTTACCGCTTCAGCTTTTCTTAATCATCTTCTTGCGGGAGTGTTGCCTGGAATTCTGAAGGTGATGCAGATTGTCGGCGGCCTGTACATGGTGTATCTGGCGTACCAGATCTACAAGATGGGTACGACCGAGGATGCACCGAAACAAGTTACCGGATTTTGGAACGGTTTCATCATGCAATTTGTGAATCCAAAGGTGGTCTTGTTTACTTTCACTGTCATTCCAAGTTATGTATTGCCCTTTTATAAAAGTTCATTCTCATCGTTCCTGTTCGTGCTGCTCATTACATTCATTGGTTTTCTGGCCTATTCCAGTTGGGTTGTTTTTGGCACGGTTTTCAAAACGTTGCTGAATCGGCACCAAAAATTACTGAGTATTCTCATGGCACTTTTTTTGTTATACTCAGCCATTATAGTATCCGGATTAATCTAA
- a CDS encoding substrate-binding domain-containing protein: MKKMLLVYILLISAFALYVLRFEYTSQVNSSWEDRGLRGDIGETYIMITFQSGLEYWKSPLKGFEDAADALGVTVEYRGATRYDAKEQTMVIEQAIARKPAGIAISAIDPQSLVPAINKAIDADIPVVLFDADAPDSQAYSFLGTDNYKSGVMAADKMAELLGREGEVAVLNLPGQQNHEERTKGFRDTIKERYPSMQIVEVADGHGDAMVSRDETQRMMKEHPELAGIFVTEATGGAGAGEAVQTAGDRHPLQIISFDTNKATLDMIKNGTISATIAQGTWNMGYWSLQYLFHLHHQLTVPAPSSSGENAPLPVMVDTGISVVTRSDVDDYYAK; the protein is encoded by the coding sequence ATGAAAAAAATGCTGCTTGTTTACATTTTGCTAATCTCAGCCTTTGCGTTGTATGTATTGAGATTCGAATACACCAGTCAGGTAAACAGTTCATGGGAGGACCGTGGGCTGCGCGGTGATATCGGAGAGACGTATATCATGATTACATTCCAGTCCGGGCTAGAGTATTGGAAGAGCCCGCTCAAAGGATTCGAGGATGCCGCGGATGCACTTGGTGTGACCGTAGAATATCGCGGAGCTACCCGGTATGATGCGAAGGAGCAGACCATGGTGATTGAGCAGGCTATCGCTCGTAAGCCCGCAGGCATTGCCATATCTGCAATCGATCCACAATCGTTAGTTCCAGCGATTAACAAGGCAATCGACGCAGATATCCCTGTTGTATTATTTGACGCGGATGCACCTGATAGCCAGGCCTATTCTTTTCTTGGGACAGATAATTACAAGTCGGGTGTAATGGCTGCCGATAAAATGGCTGAACTGCTGGGTCGTGAGGGAGAGGTCGCGGTATTAAACTTGCCCGGACAACAAAATCATGAAGAGCGGACGAAGGGCTTCCGCGATACGATCAAGGAGAGATACCCTTCCATGCAGATCGTTGAAGTTGCAGACGGACACGGTGATGCGATGGTATCCAGAGACGAAACACAGAGAATGATGAAGGAACATCCCGAGCTGGCGGGGATTTTTGTGACTGAAGCCACCGGAGGAGCAGGAGCGGGGGAAGCCGTTCAAACTGCCGGGGACAGACATCCGTTGCAGATTATTTCGTTTGATACAAATAAGGCTACATTGGATATGATCAAGAACGGTACAATCTCAGCTACGATTGCACAGGGAACCTGGAATATGGGATATTGGTCACTCCAATATTTGTTCCATCTGCATCACCAGTTAACGGTTCCTGCCCCATCCTCATCCGGTGAAAATGCACCGCTTCCCGTGATGGTGGACACAGGGATCTCTGTGGTGACACGCTCGGATGTGGATGATTACTATGCCAAATAA
- a CDS encoding sensor histidine kinase, with protein MPLRYQLMLLFLLFAIVPSVGLGLLVNWTVERVVERQVEGHTMQLIGKVNEALNSKMENLQNMTYLIAFDPDIDAFMNDKMPQNDDAGIEPMNMDTNAETEQNRLYGIKQTLQGFTTLYPEIAGIVLVNANGDYISNEMYPRAEQSLIQENWYQKASANPGIFMVLGQPKERNLTTHVRYKDDEIVSVARSITDEASGRVRGVIMIDLKLRSVSQAARNVTLGKSGYVMVTDEEGQSVYKPEHPLIEHIPTDWFPSGESGTFTADTEGGRLLFMYQSSTFTGWRTVGVFPTRDSISEVRQIQFYVVSFVFVVCLFGLSASLWFSRSIAQPIFRLMSYMRRAETGNLRPGRWSNRADEIGMLGNSYNRMLAQIRQLISLNELRERQKRDAEMRSLQEHIKPHFLYNTLDTIHWMARKEGAEDVSGMVGALSRLFRIGLSKGQDYIPLHSEIEHMTSYMQIQQTRYRDRLQYTLNIPEELRDLFVLKLLLQPLIENAIYHGIKGRRGPGHIRVEARLEHNRLLLTVQDNGAGMSNERLAEMQQLLEAPLASLEASSPGMTGKSYGMLNVQARLRLSFGDEYGIVLESQEGEGTSVTIIHPLMREVPPTKQINNEERQESEWENS; from the coding sequence ATGCCCCTTCGCTACCAGCTGATGCTGCTTTTTCTGTTATTCGCCATTGTACCTTCCGTAGGACTTGGGTTGCTTGTGAACTGGACGGTGGAGCGGGTTGTTGAACGACAGGTTGAAGGGCATACCATGCAACTGATTGGCAAAGTGAATGAAGCTCTTAACAGCAAAATGGAGAATTTGCAAAACATGACCTATCTGATTGCATTTGACCCGGATATTGATGCTTTTATGAACGACAAAATGCCACAGAATGATGATGCAGGCATCGAACCGATGAACATGGACACCAATGCCGAAACGGAGCAAAATCGGTTATATGGCATCAAACAAACCTTGCAGGGGTTCACAACGTTGTATCCTGAAATCGCCGGGATTGTTCTCGTCAATGCAAATGGTGACTATATTAGCAACGAGATGTATCCCCGAGCGGAACAGAGCCTGATCCAGGAAAATTGGTACCAAAAAGCTTCGGCCAATCCGGGCATCTTCATGGTATTGGGTCAGCCGAAAGAGCGTAATCTCACGACACATGTACGTTACAAGGATGATGAGATTGTATCAGTTGCACGTTCCATAACGGATGAAGCGTCAGGGCGAGTGCGAGGCGTTATTATGATTGATCTTAAACTAAGGTCCGTCTCTCAGGCTGCCCGTAATGTAACCTTGGGGAAATCCGGTTATGTGATGGTGACGGATGAAGAAGGTCAAAGTGTATACAAGCCGGAGCACCCGCTAATAGAACACATTCCCACAGACTGGTTCCCCTCTGGTGAGAGTGGAACATTTACCGCCGATACAGAAGGTGGACGGTTATTATTCATGTATCAGTCGTCTACCTTTACGGGTTGGAGAACGGTAGGGGTATTTCCTACAAGAGACTCGATATCCGAAGTACGCCAAATCCAGTTTTACGTGGTTAGCTTTGTATTTGTGGTGTGTTTGTTTGGCCTGAGCGCCTCTTTATGGTTCTCCCGTTCCATTGCTCAGCCCATTTTCCGGCTCATGTCCTACATGCGCAGGGCGGAGACTGGCAATCTCAGACCAGGCCGCTGGAGTAATCGCGCTGACGAGATTGGCATGCTTGGCAACAGTTATAACCGAATGCTGGCACAGATTCGACAACTGATATCACTAAATGAATTGCGGGAGCGGCAGAAACGCGACGCTGAAATGCGAAGTTTGCAGGAGCATATCAAACCACACTTTTTGTACAATACCTTGGATACGATTCATTGGATGGCACGCAAAGAGGGTGCAGAAGATGTATCCGGCATGGTTGGCGCGTTATCTCGATTATTTCGCATAGGGCTTAGTAAAGGACAGGATTACATTCCACTGCACTCCGAGATTGAGCATATGACCAGCTATATGCAAATTCAGCAGACACGATACCGCGATCGTCTTCAGTATACATTGAATATTCCAGAGGAACTGCGGGATCTTTTTGTGTTAAAGCTGCTGCTTCAGCCCCTGATAGAGAATGCAATCTATCATGGAATTAAGGGCAGGCGTGGGCCGGGACACATTCGGGTGGAGGCCAGATTGGAACATAACAGACTGCTGCTGACCGTTCAGGATAATGGAGCAGGCATGTCCAACGAACGGCTTGCCGAGATGCAGCAGCTGCTCGAAGCTCCTTTGGCAAGTTTGGAAGCGTCTTCGCCTGGGATGACAGGCAAAAGTTATGGAATGTTGAATGTGCAGGCCCGTCTCCGGCTGTCCTTTGGCGATGAATACGGTATTGTGCTGGAGAGCCAGGAAGGTGAAGGAACTAGTGTGACCATCATTCATCCGTTGATGCGGGAGGTCCCACCAACCAAGCAAATCAATAACGAAGAGAGGCAGGAGAGTGAATGGGAAAATTCATGA
- a CDS encoding response regulator — protein sequence MTTSTETDETSALTTVMEITPDSHVAKKYRVLIADDEPIIREGIRDAIDWTTLGMEVVGEAEDGEEALERAADLGVDIVLVDMNMPFLNGIELIRALQQKCPGCRYLIISGHDEFAYAQEAVRLGVEDYILKPVQAEQLYAALERLHQRLTEEHQRTAYVQQAAHQIERNIPLLRQRFMLEWLEGQAEGRDLTEQLVFLRLPAVSPVQIGVVRWPAAEARQTILRENDRQLFLYAVENIISELLGDLPHVLFRDVSGLIGMCLWQEAPEEIESLLEQQISSCLNIAIHAHVETHAGTLEETPDTYRHCRERVYGEVQLSPLVRRARQLIHEEYAERELTLESLASRLQVSAVYLSRVLKKELNDSFVTLVTHARIRKAIQLLDSTTLPIHTIAERVGYDTQHYFSTAFKKTMGISPVQYRKNGGTAYHPSAN from the coding sequence GTGACAACTTCCACTGAAACAGATGAGACATCCGCATTGACTACAGTAATGGAGATTACGCCGGATAGCCATGTGGCGAAGAAATACCGCGTGCTCATCGCTGATGATGAACCGATCATTCGTGAGGGGATTCGGGATGCCATTGACTGGACAACTCTCGGGATGGAGGTTGTAGGTGAAGCGGAAGATGGCGAGGAAGCGCTGGAACGGGCGGCTGATTTGGGTGTGGATATTGTTCTCGTTGATATGAATATGCCATTCCTGAACGGAATCGAACTAATCCGTGCCCTTCAGCAGAAGTGCCCGGGCTGTCGTTACCTGATCATCTCGGGACATGATGAATTTGCATATGCGCAGGAGGCGGTTCGTCTTGGCGTAGAGGATTACATCTTAAAACCTGTGCAAGCAGAACAATTATATGCTGCACTTGAGCGATTACATCAGCGACTTACTGAAGAGCACCAGAGGACGGCATATGTACAACAGGCAGCTCATCAGATTGAACGTAATATCCCGTTGCTTCGCCAGCGATTTATGCTGGAGTGGCTGGAGGGGCAGGCTGAAGGGAGGGATCTGACGGAGCAGCTTGTGTTTTTGCGGTTACCCGCCGTCTCACCTGTGCAGATTGGGGTCGTACGCTGGCCTGCCGCTGAAGCGCGTCAGACGATACTGAGAGAGAATGATCGTCAGTTGTTTCTGTATGCAGTGGAAAATATAATTAGTGAACTGCTGGGGGACCTGCCGCATGTCCTGTTTCGGGACGTAAGCGGCTTGATCGGCATGTGTCTGTGGCAGGAAGCCCCCGAAGAAATAGAGTCTCTTCTGGAACAGCAGATCAGTTCTTGCCTGAATATTGCCATTCATGCTCATGTGGAGACACATGCAGGTACACTGGAAGAAACGCCGGATACGTACCGTCATTGCCGTGAACGGGTATACGGGGAAGTGCAGTTGTCCCCTCTGGTTCGCCGGGCAAGACAACTTATTCACGAAGAATATGCCGAGCGGGAACTGACCCTGGAATCGCTCGCTTCCCGTCTACAAGTATCTGCCGTATATCTTAGTCGTGTGCTGAAGAAAGAGCTGAATGATTCCTTTGTCACGCTTGTCACGCATGCTCGCATTCGCAAGGCTATACAGTTATTAGACTCAACAACATTGCCGATCCACACCATAGCTGAGCGTGTAGGTTATGATACCCAGCATTATTTCAGCACTGCATTTAAAAAAACAATGGGCATTTCGCCAGTGCAGTATCGAAAGAACGGGGGGACGGCTTATCATCCTTCCGCGAATTAA
- the chvE gene encoding multiple monosaccharide ABC transporter substrate-binding protein, whose product MKKGAMLIWLLVMTLMLSACNLAESGPGSKEKGYVGISMPTKSSERWVGDGENMVRLFQEQGYKTDLQYAEDVVENQISQIENMITKGVDVMVIASVDGNTLTDVIKKAHDEGIQVISYDRLIRNTPYLTYYATFDNFKVGVLQASYIEQKLGLKDGKGPYNIELFGGSPDDNNAYFFFDGAMSVLKPYIDSGKLVVRSTQMTMAQIATLRWDGALAQSRMDNLLSAYYSSDNLDAVLSPYDGISIGIISSLKGIGYGTSNKPLPVITGQDAELASIKSIVAGEQTQTVFKDTRKLAEKTVEMANSILQGKQAEVNDTTSYNNGIEVVPAYLLDPISVDRTNVEQDIVGTQYYTKEEIGLK is encoded by the coding sequence ATGAAAAAAGGAGCAATGCTCATCTGGCTTCTGGTGATGACCTTGATGCTCTCGGCCTGCAATCTGGCAGAGAGTGGCCCAGGCAGCAAAGAAAAGGGATATGTCGGTATATCGATGCCAACCAAATCATCAGAACGATGGGTGGGAGACGGGGAGAACATGGTCCGTCTGTTTCAGGAGCAGGGGTACAAAACCGATCTTCAGTATGCTGAGGACGTGGTTGAAAATCAGATTTCACAGATTGAAAACATGATCACCAAAGGTGTGGATGTGATGGTCATCGCGTCCGTGGATGGCAACACATTAACGGATGTAATCAAGAAAGCGCATGACGAAGGGATACAAGTGATCTCGTATGATCGGCTCATTCGCAATACACCATATTTAACCTATTACGCCACGTTCGACAATTTTAAGGTGGGTGTGCTTCAAGCCTCCTACATCGAACAAAAACTTGGGCTCAAGGATGGAAAAGGACCGTATAACATTGAGCTGTTTGGTGGCTCTCCTGATGATAATAACGCCTATTTCTTCTTCGACGGTGCGATGTCTGTGCTGAAGCCGTACATCGATTCCGGAAAACTGGTGGTACGTAGCACGCAGATGACGATGGCTCAGATTGCGACCTTGCGCTGGGACGGTGCACTGGCCCAGTCACGGATGGATAACCTGCTGAGTGCGTATTACTCGAGTGATAATCTGGATGCAGTATTATCTCCTTATGATGGAATCAGTATTGGTATCATCTCATCCTTGAAAGGGATTGGTTACGGTACTTCGAACAAACCGCTGCCCGTTATTACAGGACAGGATGCCGAACTTGCCTCGATCAAGTCAATTGTGGCCGGGGAACAGACGCAGACGGTGTTCAAGGATACACGGAAGCTAGCCGAGAAGACGGTAGAGATGGCCAATAGTATTTTGCAAGGAAAACAGGCGGAAGTTAATGATACAACATCATATAACAACGGAATTGAGGTTGTTCCGGCGTATCTCTTGGATCCCATCTCGGTGGATCGTACAAATGTGGAGCAGGATATCGTTGGTACACAGTATTACACGAAGGAAGAAATCGGACTGAAATAA